The Engystomops pustulosus chromosome 4, aEngPut4.maternal, whole genome shotgun sequence genome contains a region encoding:
- the CHRNB1 gene encoding acetylcholine receptor subunit beta, with protein MEETWRLLAVTLLYTALLQGVGAAHSEGSLRDKLFENYNVHVRPTRTPQEKVPVQVGMVLSQLISLNEKDEELTTKGFMNLAWNDNRLTWDPTQYHGIETLRIPSDQVWKPDIVLMNNNDGEFDVALEVEVLVNWKGNVTWHPPALYHSSCSIEVEYFPFDWQNCSMVFRSQTYEADEITLEHPRDSQGREITQVVIFPNTFTENGQWEIRHRSSRKNTLPTDPTYEDITFYLVIRRKPLFYIVNIIVPCILITILAIFVFYLPPDAGEKMTLSIFALLTLTVFLLLLADKVPETSLAVPIIVNYLMFTMILVTFSVILSVVVLNLHHRSPNTHHMPQWVRQIFILLLPRYLGISRPKSEPPVVALPTSRTVAAPRHADEYFIRRPENDFIFPKPERYQAEAFSKDMKWFLDGPSLGLTLPPDLQSAVSAIRYLAQQLQEQEDYDTLKEDWQYVAMVVDRLFLWTFIIFNTLGTLTIFLDASFNRAPDAPFP; from the exons GGGTCGGAGCCGCTCACTCCGAAGGATCTCTGAGGGATAAGTTGTTTGAAAATTACAATGTTCACGTCCGTCCTACGAGAACTCCTCAGGAGAAGGTGCCCGTCCAAGTGGGGATGGTCCTCTCCCAACTCATCAGCCTG AATGAGAAAGATGAAGAGCTGACGACCAAGGGCTTCATGAATCTG GCTTGGAATGATAATCGCCTGACCTGGGACCCCACACAATATCATGGGATTGAGACCCTGCGGATCCCTTCAGACCAGGTGTGGAAACCGGATATCGTCCTCATGAATAA TAATGATGGTGAATTTGATGTTGCGTTGGAGGTGGAGGTTCTCGTGAACTGGAAAGGGAACGTGACCTGGCACCCACCAGCTCTCTATCACAGCAGCTGCAGCATCGAG GTTGAGTACTTTCCTTTCGACTGGCAGAACTGCAGCATGGTGTTCCGGTCTCAGACCTATGAAGCGGACGAGATCACGCTGGAGCATCCTCGAGACTCCCAAGGAAGGGAAATCACCCAAGTGGTCATCTTCCCGAATACCTTCACCG AAAACGGCCAGTGGGAAATCCGTCACCGATCTTCTCGTAAGAACACCCTGCCCACCGACCCCACCTATGAAGATATCACTTTTTATCTGGTTATTCGGCGTAAACCCCTGTTCTACATCGTCAACATCATCGTTCCTTGCATCCTCATTACCATCTTGGCCATCTTCGTGTTCTATCTGCCCCCGGATGCAG GTGAGAAGATGACCCTCTCTATTTTTGCCCTCCTCACGCTGACTGTCTTcttgctgcttttggctgataAGGTCCCGGAGACCTCGTTGGCCGTCCCCATCATTGTCAACTACCTGATGTTCACCATGATCCTCGTTACCTTCTCTGTCATCCTGAGCGTGGTCGTCCTGAACCTGCACCACCGCTCCCCAAACACCCATCACATGCCCCAGTGGGTGCGGCAG ATTTTTATCCTTCTTCTGCCCCGGTATCTTGGAATCAGTCGGCCAAAGTCTGAACCCCCAGTGGTGGCTCTACCTACCTCCCGTACAGTAGCCGCTCCGCGACACGCAGACGAGTACTTCATACGCCGGCCAGAAAATGACTTTATCTTCCCAAAACCAGAACG GTATCAGGCGGAGGCCTTCTCTAAAGACATGAAGTGGTTCCTGGATGGACCCAGTTTGGGTCTTACTCTCCCTCCAGATCTTCAGTCTGCGGTCAGTGCCATCCGCTACTTGGCCCAGCagctgcaggagcaggaggactaCGATACG CTGAAGGAGGACTGGCAGTACGTGGCCATGGTGGTGGACCGCCTCTTCCTCTGGACATTCATCATCTTTAATACTCTGGGGACCCTCACCATCTTCCTGGACGCCAGCTTCAACCGCGCCCCGGACGCCCCATTCCCCTGA